Proteins encoded in a region of the Microbacterium neungamense genome:
- a CDS encoding winged helix-turn-helix transcriptional regulator, with product MVTERSWNPLLATCPSRTSLARIANKWTALIVIALQHRRLRFGELQAAVDGISKKVLVDTLRDLERDGIVERIDHGTVPRHVDYGLTPLGSTLEHPLGALVDWAAEHFDDVLEARQAYDEKALGTPHG from the coding sequence ATGGTCACCGAACGTTCATGGAATCCCCTGCTCGCGACCTGCCCGTCGCGCACCTCTCTCGCGCGGATCGCCAACAAGTGGACCGCATTGATCGTCATCGCGCTCCAGCATCGGCGTCTGCGCTTCGGCGAGCTCCAGGCGGCCGTCGACGGCATCAGCAAGAAGGTTCTGGTGGACACTCTCCGCGACCTGGAGCGCGACGGGATCGTCGAGCGGATCGATCACGGCACAGTGCCCCGCCACGTCGACTACGGCCTCACGCCACTCGGCTCGACCTTGGAGCATCCACTTGGGGCGCTGGTCGATTGGGCGGCCGAGCACTTCGATGACGTCCTTGAAGCTCGTCAGGCCTATGACGAGAAAGCACTGGGCACCCCGCACGGCTGA
- a CDS encoding PHP domain-containing protein has translation MDAVEALLEIATLLERERASRYRARAFRQAGAALEGLPEEVLHDPTRLRAVKGIGSSTFEVIRQAQEGRVPDYLVELRGVAEPERTSQLRAKLRGDLHAHTDWSDGTTPIETMVAAARALKHEYLAITDHSPRLRVARGLSPERLREQIPLVRGQSGDGLTVLAGIEVDILEDGALDQEPELLEELDIVVASVHSLLRMDAGPMTARMIAAVSNPHVNVLGHCTGRLVQGSRGTRPQSQFDARAVFAACAENGVAVEINSRPERQDPPDDLIAIALEEGCLFSIDSDAHAPGQLSLLDYGAERAEQAGVPPERIVTTWGLDRLRAWAS, from the coding sequence ATGGACGCCGTCGAAGCCCTTCTCGAGATCGCCACCCTGCTGGAGCGGGAGCGGGCGTCGCGGTACCGGGCGCGGGCGTTCCGCCAGGCGGGCGCGGCGCTCGAAGGGCTGCCTGAGGAGGTCCTGCACGACCCGACCCGGCTGCGCGCGGTGAAGGGCATAGGGTCGTCGACGTTCGAGGTGATCCGGCAGGCGCAGGAGGGGCGGGTGCCGGACTACCTGGTCGAGCTGCGCGGGGTGGCAGAGCCGGAGCGCACGTCCCAGCTGCGGGCGAAGCTGCGCGGCGACCTGCACGCGCACACCGACTGGTCGGACGGCACCACGCCGATCGAGACGATGGTGGCGGCGGCGCGGGCGCTGAAGCACGAGTACCTCGCGATCACCGATCACTCGCCGCGGCTGCGGGTCGCCCGCGGACTGTCACCCGAGCGGCTCCGCGAGCAGATCCCGCTGGTGCGCGGGCAGTCCGGCGACGGGCTCACCGTGCTCGCCGGCATCGAGGTGGACATCCTCGAGGACGGCGCGCTCGACCAGGAGCCCGAACTGCTCGAGGAGCTCGACATCGTCGTGGCATCCGTCCACTCCCTGCTGCGCATGGACGCCGGGCCGATGACCGCGCGCATGATCGCCGCCGTGTCGAACCCGCACGTGAACGTGCTCGGCCACTGCACCGGACGGCTGGTGCAGGGATCGCGCGGGACCCGGCCGCAGTCGCAGTTCGACGCGCGAGCCGTGTTCGCGGCGTGCGCCGAGAACGGGGTTGCGGTCGAGATCAATTCGCGCCCGGAGCGCCAGGACCCGCCGGACGACCTCATCGCGATCGCGCTGGAGGAGGGGTGCCTGTTCTCGATCGACTCCGACGCGCACGCGCCCGGGCAGCTGTCGCTGCTGGACTACGGCGCGGAGCGCGCCGAGCAGGCCGGCGTGCCGCCCGAGCGCATCGTCACCACGTGGGGTCTGGATCGTCTCCGCGCGTGGGCGAGCTGA
- the trpD gene encoding anthranilate phosphoribosyltransferase — protein sequence MADYLTWPDVLTNLLERRDLSVWESTWAMRQVMQGKVTDAQLAAFLVALRAKGETVDEIVGFRDAILEAAVPLPVSPDVLDIVGTGGDRVGTVNVSTTAAIIIGSMGIPVVKHGNRAASSSSGSSDVLAALGLDISLDPARVASVLDRTGITFAWAAAFHPGFKHAGAVRKELGVPTVFNMLGPLCNPARAEANAVGVAQLDRVPLITGVFRTRGATALVFRGDDGLDELTTTGHSRIWEVAVGDTHEHDLDPRDLGIPLADLSDLIGGSPEHNAELLRRTLAGEKGPVRDIVLLNAAAGVVAFELSRDATLTQVPILDRLRDAMERAAAAVDDGRASAKLDEWVQATREPLAS from the coding sequence ATGGCGGACTACCTCACCTGGCCCGATGTCCTGACGAACCTCCTGGAGCGCCGGGACCTGAGCGTCTGGGAGTCCACCTGGGCGATGCGTCAGGTGATGCAGGGGAAGGTGACGGATGCCCAGCTGGCCGCCTTCCTGGTCGCGCTCCGCGCGAAGGGCGAGACGGTCGACGAGATCGTCGGCTTCCGCGATGCCATCCTCGAGGCGGCGGTGCCGCTTCCCGTCTCGCCGGACGTGCTCGACATCGTCGGCACCGGCGGCGATCGTGTGGGCACGGTGAACGTCTCCACCACGGCCGCCATCATCATCGGCTCGATGGGCATCCCGGTCGTCAAGCATGGAAACCGGGCCGCCAGCTCCTCCTCGGGCTCTTCGGACGTGCTCGCCGCGCTCGGACTGGACATCTCCCTCGACCCCGCGCGTGTCGCCTCCGTGCTCGACCGCACCGGGATCACCTTCGCGTGGGCGGCGGCGTTCCACCCCGGCTTCAAGCATGCTGGCGCGGTGCGCAAGGAGCTCGGCGTGCCGACGGTCTTCAACATGCTCGGCCCGCTGTGCAACCCGGCCCGGGCGGAGGCCAACGCCGTCGGCGTCGCCCAGCTCGACCGGGTGCCGCTGATCACCGGCGTGTTCCGTACCCGCGGCGCCACCGCGTTGGTCTTCCGCGGCGACGATGGGCTGGACGAGCTGACCACCACCGGACACAGCCGGATCTGGGAGGTGGCGGTCGGCGACACGCACGAGCACGACCTCGACCCTCGCGACCTCGGCATCCCGCTCGCGGATCTGTCCGATCTGATCGGCGGCTCGCCGGAGCACAACGCGGAGCTCCTGCGTCGCACGCTCGCCGGCGAGAAGGGCCCGGTGCGGGACATCGTGCTGCTGAACGCCGCGGCCGGCGTGGTCGCGTTCGAGCTGTCGCGGGACGCCACCCTCACGCAGGTGCCGATCCTCGACCGCCTCCGGGACGCGATGGAGCGCGCGGCGGCGGCGGTCGATGACGGCCGCGCCAGCGCCAAGCTCGACGAATGGGTGCAGGCCACCCGGGAGCCTCTCGCCTCCTGA